The following are encoded in a window of Tessaracoccus flavescens genomic DNA:
- a CDS encoding DUF4132 domain-containing protein, producing MVFERLTKLFNAGGASRPPKELEAALLVLSLKSPELMKSTLNYVTTGLPAEALLEFQSSVDNEVRDLLGDPGAGRWPYYRNDLNARVKKALDGRDGLPDCHDAMFILLGDHDALTAEQSVRLGRVLAAAQEAPNLTAADAVPDWLNALWGTSQRDSPKAPPRRATAWDVSRIRALMEADGRDGTEIATATAQLIIRSAPVVSWESRRHPAIGGTLEFAREHRDLMIQTFKDAPADDKLAFLAKVEADPSLDAALEGLLPLAMRDTSKGVRTAAGGAVAKLDPQARATLLTRVIESTPAGQIESALDLLVRFGDAPARAALESLPANEKNAKKRQLIEAALVRLSDVSAGRETDLDLPPWEPVPDAELGADFVEEALAHIAGVIQKADEQLAEVPEAEQRGWHARNLRDRLALASRLDRRWFEKLRAYLNGAQHAPTDLDAVLQSALVPTDSLPLPRLVRLYGLNWRLRPHAVGLDLRAMLDAIERADPEDATTRTDVIEVTAEEFIAMLVFTWSNAHDPEDVWPFFVEHPQGLDGALGLDSDAPSTSHFNTSYDLTTAIEILKAFPSLPQRYVARLTEIALGTAKSHRLLAQEALANLSNVGEIASRGLTDSRAEVRAAAADWLARLGSEEAVAPLRAALAKEKRETAMAAMLGSLSRLGQDLADDLRKDKLAAEAAKGIKAKPPAALAWFPVESLPQVRWADGSPVERDIVVWWLRLATKLKDPLGSGLLPIYIGLLDEDSQQELGEFVLHAWIAHDTVGPSDEEARAYAAGRVDQEYDRYQHWARRDRRNEWIQAQAAKPKEQIFEELRRDKAAEYVGSAIETKGILALSVGARGHVVHSATTGYIRNHAGRRAQIEALVTAASGNDDPAAIQLVLQVARRFRQRSVQEKAGELIEAIAERRGWSAEELADRTIPTAGFDDDGLLHLDYGPREFLGRIGRSPKGAWQIDLSTPDGKQVKSLPAAAKADDEELVKETKKQLTASKKELRQLVDVQSGRLFEAMCLQRSWTAAQWKELIAGHPVLSQLITGLVWQVGASEAPAGADALFRLTPEGELIGIYDDTFALPDDAEVRLAHAATVTPEAAQAWRSHLEDYEATPLFGQFDTPVGQYPGEAVKIDSRLGWLSDSFAIRGRATKRGYTRSQAEDGGWFSEYRREYPSAGLAAVVSFTGSYLPEEQIPAAVTMLTFEPLRSGKHRPLGEVPPILLAESVADYEYIGDAGIFDGDWQSKAAF from the coding sequence ATGGTGTTCGAACGACTGACGAAGCTGTTCAATGCTGGGGGTGCCAGCCGGCCGCCGAAGGAACTCGAGGCCGCGCTGCTGGTACTCAGCCTGAAGAGCCCCGAGCTCATGAAGTCGACGCTGAACTACGTCACCACCGGACTGCCAGCCGAGGCGCTGCTCGAATTCCAGTCGAGCGTCGACAACGAGGTGCGCGACCTGCTCGGCGACCCGGGAGCGGGCCGCTGGCCCTACTACCGCAACGATCTCAACGCACGGGTGAAGAAGGCACTGGATGGCCGCGACGGACTCCCCGACTGCCATGACGCGATGTTCATCCTCCTCGGTGACCACGATGCCCTGACCGCGGAACAGAGCGTCCGGCTCGGTCGTGTGCTGGCCGCCGCGCAGGAGGCCCCCAACCTGACCGCCGCCGACGCCGTCCCCGACTGGCTCAACGCCTTGTGGGGCACCTCGCAGCGCGACTCCCCGAAGGCGCCGCCGCGCAGGGCCACCGCCTGGGACGTCTCCAGGATCCGCGCCCTGATGGAGGCCGACGGAAGGGACGGGACCGAGATCGCCACCGCGACTGCTCAGCTGATCATCCGCTCAGCACCGGTGGTCAGCTGGGAGTCGCGCCGGCACCCGGCGATCGGGGGCACCCTCGAGTTCGCGCGCGAGCATCGCGACCTGATGATCCAGACCTTCAAGGACGCACCGGCAGACGACAAGCTGGCCTTCCTCGCAAAGGTCGAGGCCGATCCTTCGCTCGACGCAGCGCTCGAAGGCCTGCTCCCCCTCGCCATGCGCGACACGTCGAAGGGCGTGCGCACCGCCGCAGGGGGGGCCGTCGCGAAGCTGGATCCACAGGCGCGCGCCACCCTGCTGACCCGCGTGATCGAGTCCACGCCCGCAGGGCAGATCGAGTCTGCCCTCGACCTGCTGGTCCGCTTCGGCGACGCACCTGCCAGGGCCGCGCTCGAGTCGCTCCCGGCGAACGAGAAGAACGCGAAGAAGAGGCAGCTGATCGAGGCCGCGCTCGTGCGGCTCTCAGACGTCTCGGCCGGGCGGGAGACGGACCTGGACCTGCCGCCCTGGGAACCCGTGCCCGATGCCGAACTCGGAGCCGATTTCGTCGAGGAGGCGCTGGCCCACATCGCCGGGGTGATCCAGAAGGCCGATGAGCAGCTCGCGGAGGTTCCCGAGGCTGAGCAGCGCGGCTGGCATGCACGCAACCTGCGCGACAGGCTGGCGTTGGCCTCCCGACTCGACCGACGCTGGTTCGAGAAGTTGCGCGCGTACCTCAATGGCGCGCAGCATGCACCCACGGACCTGGATGCGGTCCTCCAGTCGGCCCTGGTTCCCACAGACAGCCTCCCCCTCCCCCGCCTTGTCCGGCTGTACGGACTCAACTGGCGCCTCCGCCCTCACGCAGTCGGCCTGGACCTGCGGGCCATGCTCGATGCGATCGAACGCGCCGACCCCGAAGACGCCACGACCCGTACCGACGTCATCGAGGTCACTGCGGAGGAGTTCATCGCGATGCTCGTGTTCACGTGGAGCAATGCGCACGACCCGGAGGATGTCTGGCCGTTCTTCGTCGAGCACCCGCAGGGGCTGGACGGGGCGCTTGGCCTCGACTCCGATGCGCCCTCGACGAGTCACTTCAACACCAGCTACGACCTCACGACGGCCATCGAGATCCTGAAGGCATTCCCCAGCCTGCCCCAACGCTACGTGGCGAGGCTCACCGAGATCGCGCTCGGCACGGCCAAGTCGCACCGGCTCCTCGCGCAGGAGGCGCTGGCGAATCTGTCGAACGTGGGCGAGATCGCCTCACGTGGGCTGACCGACTCGCGCGCCGAGGTGCGCGCCGCGGCGGCAGACTGGCTTGCCCGGCTCGGCTCGGAGGAGGCCGTGGCGCCCTTGCGGGCGGCGCTGGCCAAGGAGAAGCGCGAGACGGCGATGGCGGCGATGCTCGGCTCCCTCAGCCGCCTCGGCCAGGATCTGGCCGACGACCTGCGCAAGGACAAGCTCGCCGCCGAGGCCGCGAAGGGCATCAAGGCAAAGCCCCCGGCCGCGCTGGCCTGGTTCCCCGTCGAGTCGCTCCCCCAGGTCCGATGGGCCGACGGGTCCCCGGTCGAGCGCGACATCGTCGTGTGGTGGCTCCGCCTGGCGACCAAGCTGAAGGACCCACTCGGCTCGGGCCTGCTCCCCATCTACATCGGCCTGCTCGACGAGGATTCCCAGCAGGAGCTCGGCGAGTTCGTCCTGCACGCCTGGATCGCCCACGACACCGTCGGACCCTCCGACGAGGAGGCCCGCGCCTACGCTGCAGGGCGGGTCGATCAGGAGTACGACCGCTACCAGCACTGGGCCAGGCGTGACCGACGCAACGAGTGGATCCAGGCCCAGGCCGCCAAGCCGAAGGAGCAGATCTTCGAGGAGCTGCGCCGAGACAAGGCCGCGGAGTACGTCGGGTCGGCAATCGAAACCAAGGGCATCCTCGCCCTGAGCGTCGGCGCCCGGGGGCATGTCGTGCACAGCGCGACGACCGGCTACATCCGCAACCACGCAGGCCGCCGCGCCCAGATCGAGGCCCTCGTCACCGCCGCCTCCGGCAACGACGACCCGGCCGCCATCCAGCTGGTGCTCCAGGTGGCGCGGCGGTTCAGGCAGCGCTCGGTTCAGGAGAAGGCTGGCGAGCTGATCGAGGCGATCGCGGAGCGACGCGGCTGGTCCGCCGAGGAACTGGCCGACCGCACCATCCCGACCGCCGGTTTCGACGACGACGGGCTGCTCCACCTCGACTACGGACCCCGCGAGTTCCTCGGCCGGATCGGTCGCAGTCCGAAGGGGGCGTGGCAGATCGACCTCTCCACCCCCGACGGGAAGCAGGTCAAGTCCCTTCCCGCGGCCGCGAAGGCCGACGACGAGGAGCTCGTCAAGGAGACGAAGAAGCAGCTGACGGCCTCGAAGAAGGAACTGCGGCAGCTCGTCGACGTGCAGTCCGGCCGCCTCTTCGAGGCGATGTGCCTCCAGCGGAGCTGGACCGCTGCCCAGTGGAAGGAACTCATCGCAGGCCACCCGGTGCTCTCCCAGCTGATCACGGGGCTCGTCTGGCAGGTGGGCGCCTCCGAGGCCCCGGCCGGCGCGGACGCCCTGTTCCGGCTCACGCCCGAGGGCGAGCTGATCGGCATCTACGACGACACCTTCGCTCTGCCCGATGACGCGGAGGTCCGCCTCGCCCATGCCGCCACGGTGACCCCTGAGGCGGCCCAGGCCTGGCGCTCCCACCTCGAGGACTACGAAGCCACCCCACTGTTCGGCCAGTTCGACACGCCCGTCGGGCAGTACCCCGGCGAGGCGGTCAAGATCGACTCGCGGCTCGGCTGGCTGAGCGACTCGTTCGCCATCCGTGGCCGGGCCACCAAGCGCGGCTACACGCGCAGCCAGGCCGAGGACGGCGGCTGGTTCTCCGAGTACCGGCGCGAGTACCCGAGTGCCGGGCTCGCCGCCGTGGTCAGCTTCACCGGTTCCTACCTGCCGGAGGAACAGATCCCGGCCGCCGTCACGATGCTCACCTTCGAGCCCCTTCGCTCCGGCAAGCACAGGCCGCTCGGCGAGGTGCCGCCCATCCTGCTCGCCGAGTCGGTCGCCGACTACGAGTACATCGGCGATGCCGGGATCTTCGACGGGGACTGGCAGTCGAAGGCGGCGTTCTGA
- the qcrA gene encoding cytochrome bc1 complex Rieske iron-sulfur subunit, with protein sequence MSHDNLPVKDPELGHVVANPGVEEHIERYTDVDKGAGNRAYAAILMMLAAVPVLAIAFVVIYFAVPRDAYIDFGWLKANAQNVFLGLTGGLAVVLIGVAVIQWARVLMGDHESVELRHTAASSAEDREVVVEQFADGVEQSGVKRRKLLLGAVGGAVGISIVPAVVLLADMGPWPTKAVRARTIERTIWADQPEEDGKPVGIRLVNDENWLPLRAEDLEIGQLVNAQPENLLDLHGKDLMIEKAKASIIVVRMDPASIKIPESRKDWQVAGILAYSKICTHVGCPISLWERQTHHLLCPCHQSTFDLGDSGVVVFGPAARSLPQLPIEVDDEGYLIAKGDFTVPVGPSFFERDSRHDFVKGDN encoded by the coding sequence ATGAGCCACGACAACCTCCCCGTCAAGGATCCCGAACTCGGCCACGTGGTGGCCAATCCGGGCGTCGAGGAGCACATCGAGCGCTACACCGACGTCGACAAGGGTGCGGGCAACCGTGCCTACGCCGCCATCCTCATGATGCTCGCCGCGGTTCCGGTGCTCGCGATCGCCTTCGTGGTGATCTACTTCGCCGTTCCACGTGACGCCTACATCGACTTCGGCTGGCTGAAGGCCAACGCCCAGAACGTCTTCCTCGGCCTCACCGGCGGCCTCGCCGTCGTGCTGATCGGCGTCGCGGTGATCCAGTGGGCCCGCGTGCTCATGGGCGACCACGAGAGCGTCGAACTGCGCCACACGGCCGCCTCGAGCGCGGAGGACCGCGAGGTCGTCGTCGAGCAGTTCGCCGACGGTGTCGAGCAGTCCGGCGTCAAGCGCCGCAAGCTGCTGCTCGGGGCCGTCGGTGGCGCCGTCGGCATCTCGATCGTGCCCGCCGTGGTGCTGCTCGCCGACATGGGCCCCTGGCCCACGAAGGCCGTGCGCGCGCGCACCATCGAGCGCACCATCTGGGCCGACCAGCCCGAGGAGGACGGCAAGCCCGTCGGCATCCGCCTCGTCAACGACGAGAACTGGCTCCCCCTGCGCGCCGAGGACCTGGAGATCGGCCAGCTGGTCAACGCCCAGCCCGAGAACCTGCTCGACCTGCACGGCAAGGACCTCATGATCGAGAAGGCGAAGGCCTCGATCATCGTGGTGCGGATGGATCCGGCCTCGATCAAGATCCCCGAGTCCCGCAAGGACTGGCAGGTCGCCGGCATCCTCGCCTACTCCAAGATCTGCACCCACGTCGGCTGCCCGATCTCGCTGTGGGAGCGGCAGACGCACCACCTGCTCTGCCCCTGCCATCAGTCGACCTTCGACCTGGGCGACTCCGGTGTCGTCGTCTTCGGCCCCGCCGCGCGGTCGCTTCCGCAGCTGCCCATCGAGGTCGACGACGAGGGTTACCTCATCGCCAAGGGCGACTTCACCGTCCCCGTCGGCCCCAGCTTCTTCGAGCGCGACTCGCGCCACGACTTCGTGAAAGGTGACAACTGA
- the qcrB gene encoding cytochrome bc1 complex cytochrome b subunit, producing the protein MAKPTSVVETSPEVEAREPEKKSSFPSSGPLNWADERTGLAKIGRFGLRKIFPDHWSFLLGEIALYSFVVLLLTGVFLTIWFKPSMAEIEYDGSYQLLKGMPVSEAFASTLHISFDVRGGLLVRQIHHWAALLFVAAAFVHMLRVFFTGAFRKPREVNWLIGVGLMSMSLIAGFAGYSLPDDLLSGTGLRFVDGLIRSIPLIGTWAEFFVFGGQYPGDLVIPRLYMVHILLIPGLLLGLVAAHLALVVYYKHTQYPGPGRTENNVVGYPLFPVYMAKAGGFFFIVFGLLVLMGGLFQINPVWTYGPYDPAKVTAGSQPDWYMGWVEGAIRIMPNWESHWGSTTWSWAVFLPGVGLMGLLFGLLAAWPFIEAWLTGDKREHHLLDRPRNAPTRTAFGVAGITCYAMFWLSGGNDILATRFHLSLNAITIFMRVAIFVAPVIAFIITKRICLSLQRADRERALHGSEDGVIVRSPEGGYSEGHLPLSEDEQFLLTQHLQHTPLEASAETDGAGVAKKQKVSKFRARASRWFLGSEIPKPTSHELEEAAHHGDEPRRELPEGEDAERQLDGRRDDDRAPTH; encoded by the coding sequence ATGGCTAAGCCCACCAGCGTCGTCGAAACCTCGCCCGAGGTCGAGGCCCGCGAACCAGAGAAGAAGTCGTCGTTCCCCTCGAGCGGCCCGCTGAACTGGGCCGACGAGCGCACCGGTCTTGCCAAGATCGGCCGGTTCGGGCTGCGCAAGATCTTCCCCGACCACTGGTCGTTCCTGCTCGGCGAGATCGCCCTGTACTCCTTCGTGGTGCTGCTACTGACCGGCGTGTTCCTCACCATCTGGTTCAAGCCGTCGATGGCCGAGATCGAGTACGACGGCTCCTACCAGCTGCTCAAGGGCATGCCCGTCTCCGAGGCCTTCGCCTCGACGCTGCACATCAGCTTCGACGTGCGCGGCGGGCTGCTCGTGCGCCAGATCCACCACTGGGCCGCGCTGCTGTTCGTCGCGGCGGCCTTCGTACACATGCTCCGCGTGTTCTTCACGGGCGCGTTCCGCAAGCCGCGTGAGGTCAACTGGCTGATCGGCGTCGGCCTGATGTCGATGTCGCTGATCGCGGGCTTCGCAGGCTACTCGCTGCCCGACGACCTGCTCTCGGGCACCGGCCTGCGCTTCGTCGACGGCCTGATCCGCTCGATCCCGCTGATCGGCACCTGGGCCGAGTTCTTCGTCTTCGGCGGCCAGTACCCGGGCGACCTGGTGATCCCCCGCCTGTACATGGTGCACATCCTGCTGATCCCCGGCCTGCTGCTCGGCCTCGTCGCCGCGCACCTCGCGCTGGTGGTCTACTACAAGCACACCCAGTACCCAGGTCCCGGCCGCACAGAGAACAACGTCGTCGGCTACCCGCTCTTCCCCGTCTACATGGCGAAGGCCGGCGGCTTCTTCTTCATCGTGTTCGGCCTGCTCGTCCTGATGGGCGGCCTCTTCCAGATCAACCCGGTGTGGACCTACGGCCCCTACGACCCGGCGAAGGTGACCGCGGGTTCGCAGCCCGACTGGTACATGGGCTGGGTCGAGGGCGCCATCCGCATCATGCCGAACTGGGAGTCGCACTGGGGATCGACCACCTGGTCGTGGGCGGTCTTCCTGCCGGGCGTCGGCCTGATGGGGCTGCTGTTCGGCCTGCTGGCCGCCTGGCCGTTCATCGAGGCCTGGCTCACGGGTGACAAGCGCGAGCATCACCTGCTCGACCGTCCCCGCAACGCCCCGACGCGCACCGCCTTCGGTGTGGCGGGCATCACCTGCTACGCGATGTTCTGGCTCTCCGGAGGCAATGACATCCTCGCCACCAGGTTCCACCTCAGCCTGAACGCCATCACGATCTTCATGCGGGTCGCGATCTTCGTCGCCCCAGTGATCGCGTTCATCATCACCAAGCGCATCTGCCTCTCGCTGCAGCGCGCTGACCGCGAGCGTGCCCTGCACGGCTCCGAGGACGGCGTCATCGTGCGGTCGCCCGAGGGCGGTTACTCCGAGGGTCACCTGCCGCTGTCCGAGGACGAGCAGTTCCTGCTCACCCAGCACCTGCAGCACACCCCGCTCGAGGCCTCTGCGGAGACCGACGGCGCGGGCGTCGCCAAGAAACAGAAGGTCAGCAAGTTCCGGGCCCGCGCCTCGCGCTGGTTCCTCGGCTCGGAGATCCCGAAGCCGACCTCCCACGAACTCGAGGAGGCGGCCCACCACGGCGACGAGCCGCGGCGCGAACTGCCCGAGGGCGAGGACGCGGAGCGTCAGCTCGACGGTCGCAGGGACGACGACAGGGCTCCCACCCACTGA
- a CDS encoding ATP-binding protein, producing the protein MAGLRVPAESRYADELELLRGQDEQLGRPLPPGWRLSPRAVRAFIVGDEKLGVSRKFYGDDPLVDRAVVTLLGRQALMLVGEPGTAKSMLSELLAAAVSGNSNLTVQGTAGTTEDHLRYSWNYALLLAEGPTERSLVRSPVYQAMEAGQIVRVEEITRTAPEIQDTLVSLLSEKQLMVPELGPDALVAAQPGFNLIATANLRDRGVNEMSSALKRRFNFETVRPIAERAFEVELVERQLRAALEGSGQEVEAPREVIDLLVTAFRELRSGRTADGVPLKRPETVMSTAEAVNVAHAATLEAAYFGDGRMGAAEVARALAGVALKDSTEDRDRLRYWVDNVVRERAGGDPRWREFLGAARSAWS; encoded by the coding sequence ATGGCGGGCCTCCGGGTGCCTGCCGAGTCCAGGTACGCCGACGAACTGGAACTCCTGCGCGGGCAGGACGAGCAGCTCGGCAGACCTCTGCCCCCGGGGTGGCGGCTGAGCCCGCGCGCGGTGCGGGCCTTCATCGTCGGCGACGAGAAGCTCGGAGTCAGCCGGAAGTTCTACGGGGACGACCCCCTCGTCGACCGCGCAGTGGTGACCCTGCTCGGCAGGCAGGCCCTAATGCTGGTCGGCGAACCCGGCACCGCGAAGTCGATGCTCTCGGAGCTGTTGGCCGCCGCCGTCAGCGGGAACTCGAACCTGACCGTGCAGGGCACCGCAGGCACCACCGAGGATCACCTGCGGTACTCGTGGAACTACGCGCTCCTGCTCGCCGAAGGGCCGACCGAGAGGTCGCTTGTGCGCTCGCCTGTCTACCAGGCCATGGAGGCCGGACAGATCGTCCGGGTGGAGGAGATCACCAGAACCGCCCCTGAGATCCAGGACACGCTGGTCAGCCTGCTCTCCGAGAAACAGCTCATGGTCCCCGAGCTGGGTCCCGACGCCCTCGTCGCCGCCCAGCCGGGATTCAACCTGATCGCGACGGCGAACCTGCGCGACCGCGGCGTCAACGAGATGTCCTCCGCGCTCAAGCGCCGCTTCAACTTCGAGACGGTCCGCCCCATCGCCGAGCGCGCCTTCGAGGTGGAACTGGTCGAGCGCCAGCTCCGCGCTGCGCTCGAGGGCTCCGGGCAGGAGGTCGAGGCCCCGCGCGAGGTGATCGACCTGCTCGTCACCGCCTTCCGTGAACTGCGCAGCGGGCGCACCGCCGACGGGGTCCCGCTCAAGCGGCCAGAGACGGTGATGTCGACGGCGGAGGCCGTCAATGTGGCTCACGCAGCCACCCTGGAGGCCGCCTACTTCGGCGACGGCCGGATGGGCGCGGCCGAGGTGGCACGGGCTCTCGCCGGTGTGGCGCTCAAGGACTCGACGGAGGACCGGGACAGGCTGCGCTACTGGGTCGACAACGTGGTCCGCGAACGGGCGGGCGGCGATCCGCGGTGGCGGGAGTTCCTCGGCGCGGCCCGCTCCGCATGGAGCTGA
- the qcrC gene encoding cytochrome bc1 complex diheme cytochrome c subunit, with the protein MKFLTSFRRHSIARPALLILALVVIGLGYAGVNPQRSSAETEMTQQIEEGKALFDLTCSSCHGLGAEGTSQGPSLIGVGAASVDFQMGTGRMPAARQEAQLPARKVNYTQEQIDSVGAYIASLAPGPAVPKKEQYSPEGLTEEEIARGGALFRANCSACHGIVGGGGAMPNGEYAPSLVNTDEAHIWEAVRTGPQQMPTFSQKVMPDQSVREIIGYLDEAHEQPNYGGLTMGEAGPVSEGFWIFIVGIGGLAIVATWIAKKGARAR; encoded by the coding sequence GTGAAATTCCTCACATCCTTCCGGCGGCACTCAATCGCTCGGCCCGCGCTGCTGATCCTGGCGCTCGTGGTCATCGGCCTCGGGTACGCGGGGGTCAATCCGCAGCGCTCGTCGGCGGAGACCGAGATGACCCAGCAGATCGAGGAGGGCAAGGCCCTGTTCGATCTGACCTGCTCCTCCTGCCACGGCCTCGGCGCCGAGGGCACCTCGCAGGGCCCGTCCCTGATCGGCGTCGGCGCCGCATCGGTCGACTTCCAGATGGGCACCGGGCGCATGCCCGCGGCCCGCCAGGAGGCCCAGCTGCCCGCCCGCAAGGTCAACTACACCCAGGAGCAGATCGACTCCGTCGGGGCCTACATCGCGTCACTCGCCCCCGGCCCGGCGGTCCCGAAGAAGGAGCAGTACTCCCCCGAGGGCCTGACCGAGGAGGAGATCGCCCGAGGCGGCGCGCTCTTCCGCGCCAACTGCTCTGCCTGCCACGGCATCGTCGGCGGCGGCGGCGCCATGCCCAACGGCGAGTACGCGCCCTCCCTCGTCAACACCGACGAGGCGCACATCTGGGAGGCCGTCCGCACAGGTCCCCAGCAGATGCCGACCTTCTCCCAGAAGGTCATGCCCGACCAGAGTGTCCGCGAGATCATCGGATACCTCGACGAGGCCCACGAGCAGCCCAACTACGGCGGCCTGACCATGGGTGAGGCAGGCCCCGTCTCCGAGGGCTTCTGGATCTTCATCGTCGGAATCGGCGGCCTCGCCATCGTCGCCACTTGGATCGCCAAGAAGGGGGCACGCGCCCGATGA
- the trpD gene encoding anthranilate phosphoribosyltransferase: protein MSGFSWPDILTGLVRSEGLEETAASWALGEILSGRASEVQIAAMLTALRAKGETEDEISGLAEAMLAKATPISVDPDAVDIVGTGGDRANTVNVSTMAAIVAAAAGAKVVKHGARAASSQSGTADTLEALGVRIDVEPEKQAGILDEVGIAFLFAQQYHPTMKTVAGVRKQLGIQTTFNFLGPLANPARPRAMALGVANDDMAAVIARVLAERGTRGMVFRGFDGLDELTTTSSSDVWMIAEGRVHRTVLDPTQLDLQPAAPHDLTGGDANHNAAVVHEVVNGARGPVRDIVVLNAAAGLLAYRGISTVKELVDQLRGPLRDAQQAIDSGAAARTLEAWIAATRR from the coding sequence ATGTCGGGGTTCAGTTGGCCGGACATCCTCACCGGCCTCGTCCGCAGCGAGGGCCTCGAGGAGACCGCGGCCAGCTGGGCCCTCGGCGAGATCCTCTCCGGGCGTGCCTCGGAGGTGCAGATCGCGGCCATGCTGACCGCGCTGCGCGCCAAGGGCGAGACGGAGGACGAGATCTCCGGACTTGCGGAGGCGATGCTTGCGAAGGCGACGCCGATCTCCGTCGACCCTGACGCCGTCGACATCGTCGGCACCGGCGGCGACCGGGCGAACACAGTCAACGTCTCCACGATGGCCGCCATTGTCGCGGCGGCCGCGGGGGCGAAGGTGGTCAAGCACGGGGCGCGGGCCGCATCGTCGCAGTCCGGCACCGCAGACACCCTCGAGGCCCTCGGCGTGCGCATCGACGTCGAGCCCGAGAAGCAGGCAGGCATCCTCGACGAGGTCGGCATCGCCTTCCTGTTCGCCCAGCAGTACCACCCGACCATGAAGACGGTCGCGGGAGTGCGTAAGCAACTCGGCATCCAGACGACCTTCAACTTCCTCGGCCCTCTCGCCAACCCGGCGCGTCCGAGGGCCATGGCGCTCGGCGTCGCCAACGACGACATGGCCGCGGTGATCGCCCGAGTGCTCGCCGAGCGCGGGACGCGCGGAATGGTCTTCCGCGGCTTCGACGGCCTCGACGAACTGACCACCACCTCGTCCTCCGACGTGTGGATGATCGCCGAGGGGCGCGTGCACCGCACCGTGCTCGACCCCACCCAGCTCGACCTGCAGCCCGCGGCCCCGCACGACCTCACAGGTGGCGACGCCAACCACAATGCGGCCGTCGTGCACGAGGTGGTCAACGGCGCCAGGGGACCGGTGCGTGACATCGTCGTGCTCAACGCGGCGGCCGGACTGCTCGCCTACCGCGGCATCTCGACGGTGAAGGAACTGGTCGACCAGCTCCGCGGCCCGCTCCGCGACGCGCAACAGGCCATCGACTCGGGCGCCGCCGCACGGACGCTCGAAGCCTGGATCGCCGCTACCCGACGATAG
- a CDS encoding response regulator: MSEAPVKVLVFSDDRTVREAVRLALGRRLASDLPEIEVFEVATQGALLRTLDKDQSYSLLILDGNAQPSGGFGLAHQVKEEYTDCAPVMLLVTRVDDAWLASWTRAEAVAPFPIDPLTLPRQAANLIRTRLAQAV, from the coding sequence ATGAGCGAAGCCCCCGTCAAGGTGCTGGTGTTCTCCGACGACCGGACCGTGCGCGAAGCCGTCCGTCTCGCCCTCGGCCGCCGCCTCGCGTCCGACCTGCCGGAGATCGAGGTGTTCGAGGTGGCGACCCAGGGCGCCCTCCTGCGGACCCTCGACAAAGACCAGAGCTACTCGCTGCTGATCCTCGACGGCAACGCGCAGCCCTCCGGTGGCTTCGGGCTCGCCCACCAGGTCAAGGAGGAGTACACCGACTGCGCGCCGGTGATGCTGCTCGTCACCCGTGTCGACGACGCGTGGCTCGCGTCCTGGACCCGTGCGGAGGCGGTCGCGCCGTTCCCGATCGATCCGCTCACGCTGCCCCGGCAGGCCGCAAACCTCATCCGCACCCGCCTCGCACAGGCTGTGTGA
- the ctaE gene encoding aa3-type cytochrome oxidase subunit III — protein sequence MATNHETLTAPAELPSGAIHKVPSARLNKPAGRPDTVSVGVIVWLASELMFFGAVFAAYFWTRSITNDAAAAAGATSLWATESAHLDVVFASINTAILVLSSVTCQIAANAAEARRVEGSWLNPAKWGMRQGFIVTIALGSIFVAGQVWEYFTLFNEGFTIQTNQYWSLFFLATGFHGLHVIGGVVAMWYVLARSYMTRTHTHEQTVGAHVVSYYWHFVDVIWILLFGVLYFLR from the coding sequence GTGGCCACCAATCATGAAACCCTGACTGCACCGGCAGAGCTGCCGAGCGGAGCGATCCACAAGGTCCCCTCCGCCCGACTCAACAAGCCCGCGGGGCGCCCCGACACGGTATCTGTCGGCGTCATCGTGTGGCTCGCGAGCGAGCTGATGTTCTTCGGTGCCGTGTTCGCCGCCTACTTCTGGACCCGCAGCATCACCAACGATGCCGCGGCGGCCGCAGGCGCGACGTCTTTGTGGGCGACCGAGAGTGCGCATCTCGACGTGGTGTTCGCCAGCATCAACACCGCGATCCTCGTGCTGTCCTCGGTGACCTGCCAGATCGCGGCAAACGCAGCGGAGGCGCGCAGGGTCGAGGGTTCATGGCTGAACCCGGCCAAGTGGGGCATGCGGCAGGGCTTCATCGTCACCATCGCGCTCGGTTCGATCTTCGTCGCCGGGCAGGTGTGGGAGTACTTCACCCTCTTCAACGAGGGCTTCACCATCCAGACCAACCAGTACTGGTCCCTGTTCTTCCTGGCCACGGGTTTCCACGGACTGCACGTCATCGGCGGCGTCGTCGCCATGTGGTACGTCCTGGCACGCTCCTACATGACCCGCACCCACACCCACGAGCAGACGGTCGGCGCCCACGTCGTGTCCTACTACTGGCACTTCGTCGACGTCATCTGGATCCTGCTGTTCGGCGTCCTCTACTTCCTCCGCTAG